The nucleotide window ACTATAGCTTCTTTTTTTTTGGATTTGAGTGTTTAGTTATAAATTTTAAATTTCACGCTCCAGACGCAGAGACTCGGAGGAGAGGTTGGAGAGGGTTGGATGATGGGTGACTCGGTTAGAGGGTTGGTTTTGAGGGTTCTGATAATATGCTTAAACGGACGGTTTGATTTTCGTTTAAGGGTTCGCTACTTCGGACTACATAGTGTTCTCCTTCAGATAAGCCGGATAGGATTTCTACTTGTCCGTTGGCTTTGTTTCCTACGACTACAGAACGGGCTTTTACTGTCGGGTTTTGGGTGTTTTCTTGAATAATATAAATGGTAGAGTCGTCTTGCAGGGCTGTTTCTGGCACAACAATATGAGTCTGTTCTCCTTGGGAAAAGCTCACTCTAGCTAATAAACCACTGCCTATTTTTCCTTCTGGGTTACTGATAGTAATTTCTACGGGAATTAAGCGGGCAGTTGGATCGGCGGCTGGGGAAATTCGGGTGACTATTCCTAGAAAATTTTCTTGGGGAAAAGCGTCTAGTTTAACGTCTACTCTTTGCCCTGTTTTAATTTTACTTCGTTGTAGTTCTGAAACTTCTACAATGACTTTAACTCGGCTAAAATCTCCTAGTTTGAGGATTTCTGTGCCGGGTTGGATTAAGTTGCCGGGTTCGCTGACTTTTTCTAATACTTTGCCGGTTACGGGTGAGGTCAAAATTGAGTATGATTGTCGGGTTTTGGCTTGAGTCATTAATTCTCTTTGTGCTTCTACTTGCGCTTGCGCGGTGGAGACTTGTTGTTGTTCAATCTTGACTTGAGCTTCGGCTGATCGTAAAATTTGGGCGGCGGTTTGGGCGGCGGTTTGGGCTTGACTGATTTGTTGCTCTGCGCTAGCTTGTTGATTTAAAAGGATTTGTTGGGCTTGTTTGGCTTCGGTTTCCGCTTGTTCGGCCTGTTGTTCGGGAATAGCTCCCTCTTGGGCTAATAATCTTAGTCTGGCTGCATCGGCGGCAGTTTGTTGGGCTTCTAGTCTCGCTTGTTCTACGGTAGCATTCAGGGAGGCTTGTAACCGGGTAATGTCGGCTTGTGCTTGTTGTAATTCTAGTCTGGCTTGTTCTACTCTGATTAAAGCATCGTTGACTTGACTTTGCGCTTGAACCACTTGCGATCGTTGGGCGGCTTTTTGGGCTTTCGCTTGGCTCACTTCACTCAAAAGTAATTTATCATCTAAACGGGCGAGTATTTCTCCTTGTTTGACTTCATCCCCTACATCTACGGTGAGTTCTTGCAGTTGTCCTTCAACTTGCGATCGCAATGAGACTTCTCGCACAGGGGCAGTATTACCGGTATATTCGATATCTTCTCGTAGGTTACCACTTTTTGCAATGGCAGCATCTACAGCTATGGCAGTATTTTCCGGTTGTTGAGACTGGGGTTGAGCATCGACTTGTTTATCCCACAAGTTTTGACATCCTATGGTGGTTGTTCCGAGTAAAGTTAAAAGAGTGACTTTGCTTAGGAGTTGCCATTTGACGGAGGAATTTTTGATCCTGTTAAGTTTTAGCATAACCCGACTTTGTTGCTGTTTTTTGCCCACTTTGACCGACAATTTAGAAAAGAGCTTATCTATTTCGTAGTGTAACAAAATTTAAGATCTTTTTAGGGTTAGGCCAAAAAGTCTTTCTGAGCATTATCTATTATTCATTATCAACAGTTTTTTGATAAATAATCGGATAAGCTCGAATTCCATTCCGGGTGACAACAGAGCCATTTTGGGTAAAGCCTAATTTTAGATAAATGGGTAAGGCATACTCGGTTGAATTAGCGGTTATATTTCCTTTGATTTCTTTTTTAACCTGATTAAATAGAGCTTTTCCTATTCCTTTTCCTCGATAATTTTTATCGACAAAATATAGATAAATATGATTATAATAAGCAAACTCTATCATGCCTACCAGTTGAGACTCTACTTCACATACCCAAAATATAGCTCCGTTTTGGTATCGAAATTCCATTTGACTGGGTTGAATGAATTGAAGAAAATTTCTTTGTCCTTCTTCTGTCATCTCATATTTAGTATTTTCCTCAAATACCTGTTTAATTAATTGGTAAATTTGAGAAAAATCTTGAACCGTAGCTTGACGAATTTCCCAAGTCATCATTTTTGAGGTGAAGCCGTGTTTTTCGATAAAAGTAATCCGAAAAAGATAAAAAGAGTCACTAGGTGAAACATCACCAGATTCCATAAATCTTGCTGATCTTCTCTATCGAGAACAAACCACTGAGGAAACCCAACATAAAGCACTAATTGAGAAATTACAATTAACCCAAAAATACCCAACCCCCAACGGGATTTTAACCACAGACCAATAAATGCTAATATATCTAAAATTCCATAGGAAATATCCCCAAATTTCCAACTAAAGGGCATATCTACCCAGGCCAATTCTCCAAACCCGAACACATTAGCACAATGAACCGCAGCCCCGTATAAATAAAATAAAGCCAGAATTTTTAAATAAACCGCCATCCAAGGTTTATGGGTAGATTCTATAATTAAATTAACCATCACTTATTCTCCTTACTTAATGGATCGTTTTTGAAAAATTACTCTAATGGATGAGCCTCCGAGATCGAAAACACCGAAAATAGTTTACCAAAGCTTTAGGGCTAATTGCTAAAAAATTTTAAATCCAACTCCGTCAACAAGTCAGAATGTTTACCTGTCCGCATTGCAATTAATCTCATACTAGGTTATGGTAAGCTGTTATGATGCGTAAATTACTCATTGCGGGTTGGTGTGGGGAATGGGTTGCGGGTAAGGGGGGAAGGTTTTAGGTTTTTTTATTAAAATCATAATACCCAGTTTAAATGCACAACAGCTTAGACCTGTACATTAAGCCTTTGACACTCTGCCGACTAGAAGTGCGGCAGATTCATAACGTATCGCTTGCGCGATAGTTATTTTCTTGTTCAAACAAATTCAATTGTTTTCCCAGGTTCCCAGGCACATTCTGTTTGCCATTTCTGGCAGAATGTTTTCTCCTTTTACCCCCTGTTAATTCAGAGGTGGACGTTTGAAACAGATTTAACTGTTTCGGTTCGGGCAAGTCCCTCCCTACCTTAATCAATTCGCATTTTTTCTGAGAAAAAGTGCGTTTTTTTATTTTTAACTGATACTGATTAATTGCTTTATTTTTAATATTTAAACAGGCTTGAAAATTTGCGTCATCAACATGGCCACACCGAACACAGAGAAATTTTTCTCCTTTTCTGTTAGATGAATCAATATGATGACACTTGCTACATTCTTGGCTGGTATGCTTTGGATTAACTTTCAAAACAATCTTTCCTGACTTTGCAGCCAGATACTCAATTTTTTGAATTAAAGAATACCAAGAAGCATCAAGAATTAGTCTATTAAGAGCGCGTTTAGCACTCTGCCCATTTTTGAGAAATCGTCCTTTCTCTTTATCATATTTCGGCTTGCACCGCTTAACCATATTGGATATTTTTAAATCCTCTACAGCAATAGCGTCCGATGAGTTGACTATTTTTTGGGCAGCTTGCCACTGATAAGCTTCTCGTTTCTGTGCTATTTTATGCTGAAAAAGACTTAATTTCTTTTGTGCTTTTTTGCGGTTATTAGAACGTTTCTTTTTCCTAGAAACTCTCCTTTGTATAATTCGTTGTAATCTTTTAGTTTTAGGATTGGTGGCAAATTTAGGGTTATTTATTGCTGAATTATCACTACAATAAATCAACTTGCCTAACCCCATATCCAGGCCAATCACTGTTTTAATTTCTTCAACAGGTTTAATTGGAAAACTAGGGACTGAAACGTCTTCTATTCGGATGGAAACATAATATCCATCACTTTTTTTCCGAACCGTTACGGATTTAATTTTAAATCCATCGGGTAGGGGACGGGAATTATAATATTTTATCCATCCTAATTTGGGGAGATATATTTTATTACCTTTTAATTTAACTCCTACAGTGTATGTAAAAGACCTAAATGTGC belongs to Gloeothece citriformis PCC 7424 and includes:
- a CDS encoding efflux RND transporter periplasmic adaptor subunit — encoded protein: MLKLNRIKNSSVKWQLLSKVTLLTLLGTTTIGCQNLWDKQVDAQPQSQQPENTAIAVDAAIAKSGNLREDIEYTGNTAPVREVSLRSQVEGQLQELTVDVGDEVKQGEILARLDDKLLLSEVSQAKAQKAAQRSQVVQAQSQVNDALIRVEQARLELQQAQADITRLQASLNATVEQARLEAQQTAADAARLRLLAQEGAIPEQQAEQAETEAKQAQQILLNQQASAEQQISQAQTAAQTAAQILRSAEAQVKIEQQQVSTAQAQVEAQRELMTQAKTRQSYSILTSPVTGKVLEKVSEPGNLIQPGTEILKLGDFSRVKVIVEVSELQRSKIKTGQRVDVKLDAFPQENFLGIVTRISPAADPTARLIPVEITISNPEGKIGSGLLARVSFSQGEQTHIVVPETALQDDSTIYIIQENTQNPTVKARSVVVGNKANGQVEILSGLSEGEHYVVRSSEPLNENQTVRLSILSEPSKPTL
- a CDS encoding GNAT family N-acetyltransferase; translation: MMTWEIRQATVQDFSQIYQLIKQVFEENTKYEMTEEGQRNFLQFIQPSQMEFRYQNGAIFWVCEVESQLVGMIEFAYYNHIYLYFVDKNYRGKGIGKALFNQVKKEIKGNITANSTEYALPIYLKLGFTQNGSVVTRNGIRAYPIIYQKTVDNE
- a CDS encoding RNA-guided endonuclease InsQ/TnpB family protein; the encoded protein is MLLGYLYKLRPNQEQSAKIDSWLDLLRSTYNWSLADRINSYHQSFIQGEYCDLRSKAVASPLTCCIVKGGATGEPWKDNGKKRSVCEMQMTSLPELKKARPWYKEIDSTVLQQNLKRLEVAYKNFFSSNRKFPKFKNCSTFRSFTYTVGVKLKGNKIYLPKLGWIKYYNSRPLPDGFKIKSVTVRKKSDGYYVSIRIEDVSVPSFPIKPVEEIKTVIGLDMGLGKLIYCSDNSAINNPKFATNPKTKRLQRIIQRRVSRKKKRSNNRKKAQKKLSLFQHKIAQKREAYQWQAAQKIVNSSDAIAVEDLKISNMVKRCKPKYDKEKGRFLKNGQSAKRALNRLILDASWYSLIQKIEYLAAKSGKIVLKVNPKHTSQECSKCHHIDSSNRKGEKFLCVRCGHVDDANFQACLNIKNKAINQYQLKIKKRTFSQKKCELIKVGRDLPEPKQLNLFQTSTSELTGGKRRKHSARNGKQNVPGNLGKQLNLFEQENNYRASDTL